AGTTTGTTCATAGTGATAAAATATATACTTTTGCACGTGTTGAAACGACAAAGTAGCTACGCGTCATTCTGAGCGGGCTTCCCGCGAAGAATCTCCTTGAACGTATGCTCGACGATATAGAATTCCCGAGCACACAACCAAGAGATTCTTAGTTGTTCCTCCTCAGAATAACGCTGTAATTCTAAAACGAAAAATATACAATGAAAAATTTTTTCCTAATTGCTGGCCCTTGTGTGGTGGAAAGCATTGATTTATGTGATGAGATCGCTGGCAAAGTGAAAGAACTCACCACGAAATATGATATACCGTATTATTTCAAAGCATCATACCGCAAAGCAAATCGCTCACGCCTTGATTCATTTAAAGGAGAAGGCGATATAGCAGGTTTGGAGATTATCGCACATATTGGTAAAACGCATAATCTCCCCACATTGACTGATATACATGAAAGTCATGAAGCCGCGATAGCAGCCTCGTTTGTGGATGTATTACAAATTCCCGCATTCTTGTGTAGGCAAACGGATTTGCTAATAGCTGCTGCTAAAACTGGCAAAATAGTGAATATTAAAAAAGGACAATTCCTATCGCCCGATGCGATGCAACATGCAGTCAATAAAGTGAAAGCAAATTCTGAAGCACCTGTCTGGTTAACAGAAAGAGGAACCACATTCGGTTATCAAGATATGGTAGTCGACTTCCGTGGAATTCCGATTATGAAAGAAACAGGATGCCCTGTAATATTAGATTGTACGCATAGTTTGCAACAGCCCAACCAAACAAGTGGCGTAACAGGAGGTTTGCCACACCTCATTGAAACCATTGGTAAATGTGGAATTGCAGCAGGTTGTGATGGCATCTTTATCGAAACACATCCCAATCCCGCAAAAGCTTTGAGTGATGGAGCAAATATGTTAGCATTGGATAAGTTGGATGCTTTGTTGGAGAAATTGGTGAGGGTGAGAGAGGCGGTTTCGTAGTATTATATGCTATATCTCAAAGATAAAAATAAACAAAAATTATGAATATAAGAGATTATATACATGTTCAAGAACTTATATCGATTTATCGGCATAATTCACAGAAAGATTGGGAAAACATTGCATTTAATCATACTAGAAAGATAAACAGAGATACGGGCAAAAATATGCTTTATAAAAACATACTTAAACGTTGGCAGGAAAAAAGCAAAAATCTAAGAAGACAAATTGATTTTATTAATAAGAATAGGCTTTTCCAAAGTGGAAAAAATTGGGGACAATTAAATACATTAATAAAAGATGATATTTACAAGATAATAGGTCAACCCGCATTGGTATTTTACTTGAAAAACAAATCAATACAAATTCAACAGATTTCCCGGATACATGATATAAGTGAAGTCCCATACTTTGATCAAAGAATAGGGTTCCATTATATGCGAGAGCCTAT
This window of the Bacteroidota bacterium genome carries:
- the kdsA gene encoding 3-deoxy-8-phosphooctulonate synthase; the encoded protein is MKNFFLIAGPCVVESIDLCDEIAGKVKELTTKYDIPYYFKASYRKANRSRLDSFKGEGDIAGLEIIAHIGKTHNLPTLTDIHESHEAAIAASFVDVLQIPAFLCRQTDLLIAAAKTGKIVNIKKGQFLSPDAMQHAVNKVKANSEAPVWLTERGTTFGYQDMVVDFRGIPIMKETGCPVILDCTHSLQQPNQTSGVTGGLPHLIETIGKCGIAAGCDGIFIETHPNPAKALSDGANMLALDKLDALLEKLVRVREAVS